In one Halichondria panicea chromosome 4, odHalPani1.1, whole genome shotgun sequence genomic region, the following are encoded:
- the LOC135335053 gene encoding collagen alpha-2(IX) chain-like — protein MMVEKGQSIIFGLFLLLFFVVGCQIYVLIDTKNDLASTKTKLDALKNQRLIDVQQNYEIHKRSSRQAVKSKFYEVMSKCLNTSESDEEEIVSASMLMENAVKQVVVDKIQIGFECNFSKGQFTECETLSGRTGQKGDQGNRGQRGKKGNKGKAGDDGNPGLSGPPGMPGIPGSQGISGLPGSPGTPGGSGMQGLPGEDGDPGVDGQTGLKGESGPKGEKGCSGEAGLNGTMGDPGQRGKKGIKGDLGIHGPKGQKGEYGARGLTGSVGQKGEYGLTGSAGQKGQKGVRGIMGSPGQKGTVPTQRPSPR, from the coding sequence ATGATGGTGGAAAAAGGACAAAGTATTATTTTTGGTTTGTTTTTGCTTCTATTCTTTGTTGTCGGCTGTCAGATTTATGTTCTCAttgataccaagaacgatTTGGCGAGCACCAAAACTAAATTAGACGCCTTGAAAAATCAACGTTTGATAGATGTACAGCAAAATTATGAAATTCATAAGAGAAGCTCTAGACAAGCTGTAAAAAGTAAATTTTATGAAGTCATGTCTAAATGTCTTAATACCTCTGAAAGTGATGAAGAAGAAATTGTATCCGCTTCAATGTTAATGGAAAATGCTGTCAAGCAAGTTGTTGTTGACAAAATACAAATTGGTTTCGAATGCAACTTTTCAAAAGGACAATTCACTGAATGTGAAACTCTTAGTGGACGCACTGGACAAAAAGGAGATCAAGGCAATCGTGGGCAAAGAGGAAAAAAAGGAAACAAAGGTAAAGCTGGAGATGATGGAAACCCTGGACTCAGTGGTCCCCCAGGAATGCCTGGAATTCCAGGCTCCCAAGGAATATCTGGATTGCCTGGATCCCCTGGAACACCAGGAGGTAGTGGTATGCAAGGATTACCTGGAGAAGATGGAGATCCTGGAGTGGACGGACAGACTGGTTTGAAAGGCGAATCTGGACCAAAAGGAGAGAAGGGCTGTTCTGGTGAAGCAGGATTGAATGGAACAATGGGTGACCCTGGCCAAAGAGGAAAGAAAGGAATTAAAGGAGACCTGGGCATTCATGGACCAAAAGGACAGAAAGGAGAATACGGGGCGAGAGGACTCACTGGGTCTGTAGGACAAAAAGGAGAATATGGGTTGACTGGCTCTGCGGGACAGAAAGGACAGAAAGGA